Below is a window of Planctomycetia bacterium DNA.
GGCTTTGGTGGTGAGCGACCCGGGGATTGTTGCCGCAGGGCACACAGAGCGCGGGATGGAGTCGTTGCGGAAGGCTGGCATTGAGCCGTTTCTGTTTGACGACGTGCATGAGAATCCCACGACGGTGGATGTCGACGCGGGGCTGGCGGTCGCCAAGCGGTATCAGCCGGAGGTGTTGATCGGCTTTGGCGGCGGAAGTTCGATGGATTGCGCGAAGGGGATTAACTTCCTCTACACCAACGGCGGAAGGATGCAGGACTACTGGGGGACCGGCAAGGCGACTCGCGAGATGCTGCCGATGATCGCCGTTCCCACGACGGCCGGCACCGGTAGTGAAACGCAATCGTACGCGCTCATCACTGACGCCAAGACGCACGTCAAAATGGCTTGCGGCGATAAAAAGGCGTCGTGCAAGTTGGCCATCCTCGATCCGGAGTTGACTGTTACGCAGCCGGCGAAAGTCACCGCGCTGACGGGCCTCGACGCCGTCGTGCATGCTGTCGAGACGTACGTTACCAAGCGGCGGAATCCCGTGTCGCTGGCGTTTAGCCGCGAGGCGTGGCGATTGCTCGAAGCGAATTTCACACGCGTGTTGGAGAACCCCGGCGATCTTGAAGCCCGGGGCGCAATGCAACTCGGCGCGAGCTTCGCGGGCTGGGCGATTGAGAACTCGATGCTCGGCGCGGCGCACGCGTTGGCGAATCCGCTGACGAGTCATTTCGAGGTGCCGCACGGCCTGGCGGTGGGGATCATGCTGCCGCACGTGGTGCGTTTCAACGGCGCGCAATGCGGTCATTGGTACGGCGAGTTGTTGCACGCGAGCGTGGGCGAAAACGGAGCGCCGCTGCCAGAAGCCGGCGCCGCGGGGCTGGCGGATTTCATCGCCGAACTGGTTCGCCGCGCCGAGTTGCCTACCCAACTGCGGGAATGCGGGGCGATCGCGGAAAAACTCCCGG
It encodes the following:
- a CDS encoding iron-containing alcohol dehydrogenase; the encoded protein is ALVVSDPGIVAAGHTERGMESLRKAGIEPFLFDDVHENPTTVDVDAGLAVAKRYQPEVLIGFGGGSSMDCAKGINFLYTNGGRMQDYWGTGKATREMLPMIAVPTTAGTGSETQSYALITDAKTHVKMACGDKKASCKLAILDPELTVTQPAKVTALTGLDAVVHAVETYVTKRRNPVSLAFSREAWRLLEANFTRVLENPGDLEARGAMQLGASFAGWAIENSMLGAAHALANPLTSHFEVPHGLAVGIMLPHVVRFNGAQCGHWYGELLHASVGENGAPLPEAGAAGLADFIAELVRRAELPTQLRECGAIAEKLPDLAAEAAKQWTAGHNPRSVGEADMRQLYEAAW